DNA sequence from the Gammaproteobacteria bacterium genome:
CGCCAATGGCGCTTGAACCTTGCCAGTCGGCGATGAGAGTGCCGATGGATCCTGTTGGCTATTCCAAGAACGTCTCGTTGTCGTCTTCCCGGTATCCCATGGTGCGATAGCCGATACGTCGTCTTCCAAACATTTTCGCGAGCATCGGCACCTTACCGTCCACGTAGTCCACGATTCTTACTTCGCGTTTTCCGGGGTGCACTCGGTGTAGCCGACCGGCGTATTACACGAGCGTACCTTTCCAGGACACCGGCAGAGCAAGGAACAGGGTATCGAGCCGAGCGTCATCGAATCCTTCGCCGATGTATCTTCCAGTGGCCAACAAGAGTCGCTCTTCATACATAGGAATGGAAACGAGCTGCGCTTCGACTTCCCGCCGCTCTTTCGCCGACCGGCCTCCCCGCAGAATGACGATATGCCGGACAAAACCCTTCAATCGGTCGTTCAGTAGCTCGACGTGCTCTTTGCGCTCCGTCAACGCGATGGGGGACCGGCCTTCTTCCATGGTCATGAGTACACCATCGGTGATTTGCTCGTTGCGCTTTTCATCGACGACCAGCAGGCCGTAGAGTTCCTGGATAGTTATGCCGGACGCTTGTACGGGAGCATCAAAACCGGTCTTGCGGACAACGAGTCGATGATCGAAAGGGCGATGCGCCAGTTGGCTGCGTGGATCGACTTTGAAGCGAACGGGGCCGATCTGCATATGGATGATAGGTTGGTGACCGTCGCGGCGCTGCGGTGTGGTCGTCAGGCCGACAACGTATCTTGCCTTGACCTCGGAAAGCACCCGTTCAAACGAGACGGCCGTCAAGTGGTGGCATTCGTTAATAATTACCTGGCCATACTCGGTGACGATGTCGTCCACTGAATCATTGCGGGAAAGACTCTGGATCATGGCGACATCGATCTGTCCAGTGAGATTTCGCTTTCCACTACTAATCTGACCGATCGATTTCGCATCGAGGCCAAGAAAGATCCCGATCTGCGATTTCCACTGTTTCAGCAGCGGTTGCCTATGTACCAGAACCAGGGAGCTGCACTTGCGTTGGGCCATCAGATAGGTGCCCAAGCACAGTTTTCCCGAAACCGGGAAGCGCCACGACCACACCGTTGTCGTGTGCGACTATGGCTTTTGCCGCCTGGCGCTGGGCAGCGGTCAATTCGCCGAGGAACGTTACTTCGATAGGTTCGCCAGCGTGTCTCAGGTCTTCCAACTCGAGGCGGCTTTCGTATTTTTGGAGCAACATCCGCACGTCGTCCAGACGCCCTCGCGGCAGACTGATGTGCTTTCCGCAGTATTGGGGTCAGACTCGATTGATACCGTACTTACAGGCTTTACGGGATATGTTTTGCAGGACAATATTCGATCTGTTCAATCGAGTCTGACCCCATTGATCTGTGACCCCATTGATCTTGCGTCGGTGTTGCCTCAGGCGACGGTGATGTCATCCGAGAGATACACGTCCTGAACCGCGTTCAGCAGGGCGACCCCCTCGGCCATCGGCTTCT
Encoded proteins:
- a CDS encoding DEAD/DEAH box helicase family protein, whose translation is MGTYLMAQRKCSSLVLVHRQPLLKQWKSQIGIFLGLDAKSIGQISSGKRNLTGQIDVAMIQSLSRNDSVDDIVTEYGQVIINECHHLTAVSFERVLSEVKARYVVGLTTTPQRRDGHQPIIHMQIGPVRFKVDPRSQLAHRPFDHRLVVRKTGFDAPVQASGITIQELYGLLVVDEKRNEQITDGVLMTMEEGRSPIALTERKEHVELLNDRLKGFVRHIVILRGGRSAKERREVEAQLVSIPMYEERLLLATGRYIGEGFDDARLDTLFLALPVSWKGTLV